The Aerococcus christensenii genome segment GAAATCTCCCTTAGCTTCCTGAATTCCTCGATTTCTTGCTACTGAGGGACCACTATTTTCGATATGCAAAGCCGTAATTTGAGAAGATTTTCGGACCCATTGGTCGCACATTTCAGGTGTGTGATCCTGAGAGCCATCATCTACTAAGATCAATTCAAAATCTTGAAAGCTTTGATCCAAGACGCTTTGCACTGCTCGATCCAGAGTACGTTCTGTATTATAAGCTGGCATAATCACCGATACTAGCATGTATTCTCTATCCTTTCCGTCTTTAATCCTTAGAGGGAATCCTCCTCTTAAAAAGTTTCTCCATTCAAGAAAAGATTCCTACCGATCACTTCTGCAGGAATCTTTAAAAATCAAACACTCTTCTAATAAAGAAGGCTTATTTTTTGTGAAAGCGAAATTTTTCAACTGCCCACTTAGGACAACAAGGATTAGAAAAACCTTGCTTATAGGCAACTACATTCAAAAAGCCAGCATAGGTCCAAAATACCCAACCAATCGGATCTCTATTCGACAAAATAAAATGATTTTCGACAAGATCTAAAACTAAAAGGCTCATCAAAGTGATTAAAAGAATAGCGGCCAAAGTCTTCTGATCTTTATCAACGTTCCAGTCTTTAAAGAATAAATTCTTTAAGTGTGACAAGAGATAGGACACCATGAATCCTCCCATCAAGAGAAAGCCTATCCCCCCTGTTTTCACCAATAAAGCCACATAGGAACTATGCATATTACCCATAGCCCGCTTCAAAGAAGCACGCTCACTCGTTGAGAGTTGGGACATATTCACTTGATCGGTGACTTCATCTGGCTTCATTCGCCGATAAAGGTCCGCATCCGCTAAACCAAAGAGCGGCCGTTGCTTCATTGCCTTTAAGCCAGACTTCCAAATGCCTAAGCGCCCCGCTGAAACCTCTTCATTTCCATCATCATGATGAATCTTAACAGGGGCAGCAATCACATCGCTTAATTTTTTCCCATTTTTTTGTCGTTCTGCAGACAAAAATTCTTCTCTAAAGTTAGCGTCTGTGGCTAATAAATACAGGCCTTGATTCACTATAGGAACATAAGAAAGGACTTTAGCAACAGAGCCATTCACAGAAACCACTAAAAAGATAACCAAAATCGTTTTCCCAATTCTCTTTCCAAAATGAGCAGGTGATGCGGATTGTAATAATTGACCCCCTCTATACAACAAAAACAAGATCCCGGCAGCTATTAAAGCGAGGGTCGTCCCTCTTGAAGAAGCCAAGATGAAATAAAGATATTGCACGATAGCATTCGCCACATATAATTTTTGAAAATGTCGCCAATTGCCTCTTTTTAAAACATTATTCACCAAAGAGGCCGCTACCGATACTGCGCCTAAGGCAGATCCCAGATTAGGACTTGTATATAATCCGAACAAACGATTTTCAATAAAGCCCTGTCTTTGCCAATAGGTTTGTGTCCCATCCAAGACCCAGTAATGGATACTAAAGGCATACAAAATGAGAGATAAGGCGCCTAAAATAAAAATCAATCCAATGAAACAATCATTGAAGCGTTTCATCCACATCTGATTCTCTTTTCCTTCACTAAAAGAAAAAGGATAAACAAGAAAGACAGCCTGCATCGCATAGACCCAGTTAATGGCCGTATCTGGAAATTGGTAAGGAAAATTTAAAAATACAGAGAAGGCAAATCCCACACCAAAGAAGAAGAGAATGGGCCAAAAGCGTGCCGTAAACATTCTTCTTTCAAAGAAAAAATCTTTGGCAATGAGATAAATTCCCCATACAAAAGCAATTTTCATAGGATAATTGGTAATATACAAAGCACTTGGTACAATAAACAAAACATTAATAACCAGTGATATCAATCGAAATAGGTGAGGGTTGTTGATCCCCGCTACTATTTTTTTACTTATCGCCATAAACAAACTCCTTTAACGATTGGGTGGATTAATCATTCAACATGTCATCCATTAAAGTCGTATCTTCTGGCAAGTCTTCCTTAACGGTTTTCCCAATAATTTCATTAATACGTTTAGGTGCAATCCCTGTCCCTGGACGTTTAAAGGTTATCATTTCTCGAGTTAACGCGGTTCCTGCTTTCACATCTTGGGTTAAGACGATCGAACGGCGAGCATTTTTACGAGCAGCGGCTTGTGCTTCTAAATCAGCAGTTGCTTTTCCACGAATTTTCATTTGAAATTCCAATCCCGCTTTAAGAATCTTCATATCTTCTGGATCCATGGCATGGTAATGATCGTTGCCTGGAAGCGTCTTATCTAAAGTGTAATGTTTTTCGATAACCTTTGCTCCTAAAGCCACCGCCGTCTTGATAATATCCATTTGTGGATCTGGGCGAGTATGGTCTGAATACCCAATAATATAATCTGGGAATTCCTTAATCAAGGTTTGAATAATATTCAAGTTAGCATCTTCATTAGGGGTAGGATACTCTAAGACGCAATGCATAATCACAATGTTCTTATTTCCTGTTTTTTCAATGGTTTGAACCGCTTGACGAATCTCTTCTAAGGTTGAAGCTCCCGTAGAGAGAAGAATAGGTTTGCCTTTTTTAGCTTGATATTCAATAAAAGGAAGGTTCGAACAATCTGAAGAGGAAATCTTATAGATATCCATCAAATCATAGAGATAGTCTGCTGATTCAAAATCAAAAGCAGTAGAGAAGAATTCAATTCCTACTTGCTTACAATACTCAGAAAGTTCCTTATATTCTTCATAACCAAAAGAATCAAACTTCTTGAATAATTCATATTGGGACGTTGTTTTTTCTTCACTCGTATCCCAGTAAGAGGGAGAGAACTTGGAAGCGATCGTTTCTGCCTTATAGGTTTGGAATTTAACAGCATCCATCCCTGATTCCTTGGCCTTATCAATCATTAATTTAGCGGCTTCCATCGGCGTGATTTCATTTTCCTTAGCAATATCATAATAGTTCACACCAATTTCTCCAATGACATAATACCCTTGATTCTCTAAAACTGAAAATAAACTCATTTTTTTCTCCTTATTCTAAGATAATCTTTAAAACACGATTTAAACCATGACGTAAGTCATTTCTTACCATTTGTTGACGCATTTGTTGGCGAATTTGTGGAGTTTCCATTAACCAAGTCAAAGTCCTCCCAATGGTTTCTGAATCCAGATGACTGCCTAAGCCTAGATTCATAAAGCCATTGGTAAGGTACCCAAACTCATGCGTCATCTCTCGCTCATTTTGAGCCATCAAGACAGTTGGCACGCCCATTGCTGCTAATTCTAACATCGTTCTTCCTTGAGAAGAAATTGCTAAATCTGCCTTCTTCATATAATCAGACATCACTTTCACATTTTGAATGACATCAATGGCATAAGGCAAGCTTGCAGCTTCTTCTTTCAAAGCTTCATAGGCTTGGTAACCTGGGCCCACAATAATCGTAAAATGAATAGCTTGATTTTGAGAGACATAGGGAATAGCTTCCAGTAATTTTTGACTCAAATTATTCGGATCTACTCCTCCAAAAATCACTAGGACCTCTTGAACCTTCTCGTGAAATTCACTCACTGAAGCAAATAAAAATTCATCTCGAATGACATAGTAGTCAGATCCCCAATAATACTGATTGCCCGACTTTTGAGGGGCATAAAGGTCATTAATGACAGCATCCGCAAGATCTGCCCCAGGCCCTAAATCTTCGAAATTAATCAAGCGAACAGGAAGTTCTTTCAAAGCTTCCATATAAGACAAACTCGTATTGAGCATATCATTCACCACAACATCCGCATGGTAAGTTTTGATAAGATCAATCATTTCTTCATCCGAAGAAATCACAGAGTATGGGAAGTGACTGGCTTCCAATTTCTTTTGAGCCAAATCTGATTTTTCACTCGTTACAAAGTGAACTTGATGGTGGATTAAACCATAAGCTAAAGCTAAGCCTCTATAAACATGTCCCAATCCAATTTTGGAATAGCCTTCTACCCGAATCAGAATGGTTTTCTTGGATAATTCATTTTCACATACCCACCAATCTTGTGGGCGATCTATATCCACTGCTTCGTTCTCTGGGACTTCAAATACAGACAGTTTCTTCCCAATTCGACTATTTTCTTGCATAGCCTGAGCACGAGTAATCAGAAAGGCACCTGTTTCAAAATAATTAGCCGGCAAATATTGACGATTTAACCGTTCTTTATAGTGAGGAATAATTTCTCCTTCTTCATTCTTCCCCCAAGACAAGTGTGGATGATTCACAACACTAATAATCGTTTCTACATCCTCATGCTCCATTAAATAATCAATGGCCTTATCCAAGGTTTTCGTCGTTAGAAGAGGAGAGGTAGCTTGTAAGGTAATAATTACATCATAAGTTTTTCCCTTTTTCTCTTCCATTTTTTGATAAGCATCATAGATAACCGGATCTAGCGTCACATGATCCTCTGCTAAGCCTTGTCCCCGATCAATCACCTGAGCATGATAGGAAGTAGCAACTCGTGCAATCTCTTCATCATCCGTTGTGACACACACATCCATATCATACTGACTTTTTTGGGCATTACGAATGGCATACGCAATAAGAGGATGGCCCTCCAAAATTCGAACATTTTTTCGTGGAATGCCTCTAGAACCTCCACGTGCTGGAATAACAGCAAGAATTTTCATTTTATTTACTCCTTTGATACTGAGTATTTACTTAGGCTATTATAGCACAACAAAAAGCGCCTAGGCATCACCCTAAGCGCTTTATTCTTAACTTTAGGCACTTCTTAAAAATTTCCTTATTCCATTTCTGACTTTCCTTTGATCCAATCTGCGGTTTCTGCGATTTGTTCAGGATATACAAAGATATAACCCTTCTTCTTCAGCATAGGGATGAGCCTCTTTAAGGCTTGGCGACTCATAGGAATAGAGGCGTGTTGACGAATCACTGTGTGTCGTTTCATTTGAGACAACAACCGATAATAAATGCCTTCTTCTGTTTTTTCTTTCCAGTCATTCGCAGAATTATTCCAATAAATTCCCTTCAAAGGCGCACATAACTTTGCTGTTCTCTCTCTTTCCTGCCCATAAGGCGTTCTGAAACTTGTCGGTTTAAAACCCGTTACTTTTTCAATAATTTCTTGAGTTTTTTGAATTTGATCTTTAATTTGCTTGTCTGTTAACTTAGAAAACGGTGAGTGATCATAACCATTATTTCCCACATGGAAACCTTCTTCCACAATTTTCTTCGCTAAGTCGGGATTCTTTTCCACTTGTGACCCTTGCAAATAGAAAGTTGCTTTCACGTCATTCTCTTTCAGAATTTCTAGGACTTCTTCTGTGCCTTCGTCGGGGCCTCCATCAAAAGTTAAGGCCACTAGCGGGCGAAAATCTGCTGGAGAACCTGTCAATAGGTCTGCCAATTCCTCATGAGCAAACAAGTGATCTAAAGGCTGACTTTCAGTACTTTCATCTGCTGTTTGATTTTTCATAGAGGTCGCATAATCTACTAAATGTTCCTTAAAAATCTTATTCTGTAAAACATTATTTAGATGCTCTCGCTGCTTAACCACTTCTTCATAAGCCTTCGCATACTTTTCAATATCTTCTTCTTCTCTCGTTGGGCTAAAGATCGCCGGCAAATCCTTCAATATTTTATCGATTTTCTCTTTTTCTTTTGCAACTTCTTTGATTTTTTGATAGGCCGTCTTAAGCTGAACAACCAAATCATCTTCATAATCAAAATCAAAAAGTGCCGACTTCTCTTCCACTGCTTTCATCTTGACATCACTATCCAATACCCACTCTGCATTGACTTGTGTGCCTACAATCAAAGGGTGCTTGTTTTCTACACAGTTATTCAAAAACGTAATGGCTTCCTGCTTACGTTGAGCCTTTAGAACAAGTTCCTCCAACACTTTTCCTTTTTCTCCACGTAATTGGCGAGTATCATATTTGGCTTTTTCAAACTGCTCAAAACTAATATTGGGATTAATATAATCATACTTTTCATCAAAATAGAGTTGACTCACTTCTTCTTCAACCTTTTCCTCCGTTACCTTTCGGTTATAAACCAAAAGCGAACACACTATTATTAATCCCAAGAAAAGCACGGTGAGAAATATATACTTTTTCTTTTTTGTCATAGCTTGCCTCTATTCTTTCAACGATCTCCCTCTTCTCAATGAAAAAGGACTAGTGACCTTCATTTCCTTTTTTGAAAATAAAATGTTTCTGAATTTGATAAGATACCAAAAAGAGAAAAATATCAACACCAACTTTTATCAAGGTTATTCGACTGGAAGCTAATTCTAGACTCAACAACCATACCAAACTTGCTGATGCTAACATTTGAATAATAACCAAACTGAAATACTTGATCATACTCTTCTCAGCATTAGAGCGAAAAACCCAAAATCGATTCAATACGTAATTAAACAAGCAAGAACATACTCGTGCAAACACGGTCGCTCCATACACTATTTTAAAAGAAGACTCTGTTCCACTTAAAATTTTAGAAAAAATATAGAAAAGGGATAAGTCTAAAACAAACGAAGTCAAAGCCGATCCGACATATTTCAAAAATGTTCCTTCAGCTGCCAAGTAACTAAAAAAAACACTATAAATAGCCCAGGAATCTTTCACCGGCTGGAAATGCGTTCCTTCATTATCATTGTGATAAATCGTTGCAATTGGAACTTCGATCAAAGGCACGCCCTGCTTAGCGGCATCAATAATCATTTTTAATTCATATTCAAACCGATCGCCACTCAATTTCATCAGCCGTTTTAAATATGTCCGAGGAATCACCCGAAGACCCGTTTGCGTATCTGTTAAAGAAATCCCAGTCACCGCTTTTAAGATCGTCCGCGTCATCTTATTTCCAAATTCACTTTTCCAAGGCACATTATTTTGAAAATCTCTCACGCCCATCACCAAAGCGGTCGGATGTTCTTCAAAACAAGAAATACACTTCATCATATCTTCATAGGTATGCTGACCATCTGAATCAATGGTTATCACACCTTCTACGGTAGGCATCTGATTCAAAATATAGTCAAAAGCCGTTCGAAGTGCACGCCCTTTGCCATAATTTCGATCATGTTCAAGCAAGATAACCCCGTATTCCGATTGAGCCTGTTTAAAATAACGCTCATAATTTGAGCCAGACCCGTCATTCACCAACAGAATAGGGAAATTTCTGGTTTCTAATCTTCGAATATTCGCGAGTAAATCTAACATTTTATTATCCGGCTCTAAGGACGGAATAATGATCGCAATCTCAGCCATAATAACTCCTTTTCTCTTACCTTTTAAGAAGCAAGTTTTTTCATAGTATTACAAGACAAACCACCCCCGAGAAGAATCGAACTTCCGGCACATCGTTTAGGAAACGATTGCTCTATCCACTGAGCTACGGGGGCATGATCTAAGAAAGCAAACAGTCTTTCTTAGTAAATGTATTCTTTTTTCCCATCCTTTAACCTAAGCAAAGGATCAATCATTTCTTTAGTATAAGGCTTTTCTTTCACGAGATCAAGTTTTTCAAAAAGCCCCTCTTAAAAATTTCCGAAGCTTCCTATTCTCCGCAATCTCCTTTTAACTAAAGGGAGTTGCAAACCTAAAGCCCCCCTCCTAACAAGAAGCAGCGTCCATAGTCACTAACTTTTCAAATAAGTCTTCGGAATCTTTGGGAACAAACAGTCGGTCCTGGTACAAAGCAGTCACTAAATGAAGAAGTGAGCGACTATTGTCTAAGACTTGTCGGGTATGCCTATCCGCCTGATCATAATACATCCGATACACCCACTCTGTTAAAAATAAAACCGGTGTCTTTTCTTCAAAAAGCAAATAAGGAGAAAGTGCTGCTGTGGAGTTCACAGTCGTCATGATCAAGTTCTTCGTATCAAAAAATAAGAGATATATCTCCCATGGAAGATCAGTTTCTAAATAATCCACAGGTCCATACTTTCCTTTAGGAGAACGGGGATGTAATTTCACGAAAGCCTTCCACCCCACTTGATCGGCTACTTCCTTTACTCGCTGATACACAGCCACCTCATCAATCCCTGTCTTATCATGCAAGAAAGGCTGATCAAAATACAGAAGTCCATGTTCACTCTCCTCTTGAGGGTGAATCTGATAAGCCTTCTGAAAGACTTCCCGAATGATTTCTAAAGCAGGGTTTCCCGCTTTAAGAGGAGGAAGAGAGATCTTTTGATCCGCTAAAGGGCGCTTCACCAAATCTGGGCGATAAAGATACTCCGATTCCCATTTTCCCGAAAAGAGAGAATGTTTATTCCAATCCAACTGTAATTGGTCCACCCAATTATTGACCTGCATAGGCGGTACTCCTAAATAAGGAGCCATCCCATCTTCAAAATAATGGAGGTGAAACTTTTTCCCACTCTTATGGTGCTGAGCATACAACAAACGTCCAAAATAATTATCCCCTGGAAAATACAGATGATCAAAAAATTCCTCAGTAAATGGATTCGTATTAAAGAACAAACGCGGAATACTCCGATAGTTAGGTCCCATCTTCTGATAAGAGATGCGCACCACTCGAATATCTTTCCGTAATTCCCTCAAAGTGCGATATAAGGTCTCTGCTTGAGTAAATTCATCGTAAAGATAGAGGGTCACATCTTCCCTTTTTAAAAAGTTCTCAATCAAATTTAAACTCGTCACCACATGAAGCGGTGTCCAAGCCAGTAAAGCGTGTCTCATGCCTTAGATCCTTCCTTTTTATGTTTCAACATATTTTGTGCCATGGTCTTGAGCGTAGGAAGATCCCGATGCAACAAAAGAAAGGCAATCATTAGATAGAGGACGACCTTGTACAAGAAATTCTGCCACATCAAAGGCCCCTCAGGATGACAAATATCGTAGAACAAGCCCATGCCACTCCCTAAAATCAAAATTCCGACATACCCCAACAAACGTTTTATCTTAAAGTCTACCGGCTCAATCTTACGAGATAAGAGATAAACAATCCCAGTGGTTAACATCCATTGCAATAAAAGAACAACTGCCGGCGTCATCAAGCCCAAGACTTGCGTCAAAGTGGCCGATAAGAAAACACTTAATAAAGAACCCGATAAGGTTGCCAAGAAAATAAACCGCGTGGCCTTGGTATTATAAAAGAGTGTATTCACATAAAACAGATAAATGGAACGAATCTGATAAGCAATCAAAATCACAGGCACTAAGGTCCACGCCAACAAGTAGGAAGGATGGATAAAGATCTGAATCACTTCTTTAATGAAGAAGGCCATGCCTAAACTTATCAAAAGATACAGTCGACTTAAAATATCTGTAAATTGAATGGCCTTCTCCTTTTCCTTACCTCCCATGTCCATCAAGGAATAAAACCAAGGAACATAAGCTGAATTCACGGAATATTGAATGGTATCAATAATCAACATAAACTGAGAAGCTGTAGTATACAAGCCAGCACTCGCCGTAGATACTTGATTATTCAAGAATAACCGCGACACAAAATCCGCAATCTGCGTAGACATTAAATGCGGTAGCAAGGGAACTGAATAAGTCAACGCTTCCTTGAGATAACTCTTGTTAAAACGAAAAGAAATAATATCCTGTTGGTACAAACTCACCAAGGAATACACTCCAAAAGTGAGCCCGGTCAAGAGATAAGACATTAACTGCCCGCTCGCTCCCCATTGAAAAATGACGATAAAGAGGATGTTGCAGGTGACCATCATTGCAAAATTCAACAAACTATTAATGGCATAAGTCTTCGCCCGCTCCATCGTCTGCAAAAGAGTCTGATAGATGGTATAGATAGGATTAACAATAACCGTTAAGACGCCCATAAAGATATAAGGATAAAAAGCAATGCTGCTAATAAAAGGCTCAATCAAAATATCCTTCAAAAGAACGATGATGCCTCCTAAGAGACAACTATTCAACAGAATAAAAATCATGATCGTCCCGTAGAAACTCTTTAATTGCTCCCAGTTCTCTCGATAACGATAATAGTATCTCTGGACCGCACTATTCAAAGAAAAAGTAAATAAGAGCGTTAATACAGCCGTTAAAGAATTAACCACTCCCACAATTCCATAATCTTGAGGGGTCAGATACAACGTATATAAAGGTAATAAAATAAATCCAATCGCCTTTTGAAAAATAGAGGTAATCGAATAAATTCCTGAGTTGATGAGGACTTTTTTTGCTGAAGACGGTTTTTCGTTCGACATAGGTCATCTCCCTTCATAAGATTCCAATATACCTTATACCCATAACGAAAACAAAAAGCAAGAAAAAACTTTGGCTTTAAAAAAAACTTAGAATTTTTCTTACTTTTTGTCCTTTTTATTTTGAATCCGCAAAAGAACCCGTCTGTATAATTTCTTAGCGTACGTCTTACTTCGCTACATAAAAGCAATGCAAAGTCCCACAAATAAGTTTCTGAATTTGGAACGGGTCTCCCTTTTACTCCTCCGTTCCTTTCCATACAAAAAAGCTGCCGAAGCAGCTTCTTTATTGAATATCTTGCAAAATTTGTTTAATATTTCGTTTACCATAAATAACACGTACAAGATTCACGTGCTTTTTCTCTTCGTCAATAAGATAAACAAGCAAAAAGTGATCAACTACAACCTTCCTTAACTTCTTATTCCTTTCGTAATCATGTGTGGCTTTTGACTTTCATCAATATAATAAACTTGCGCCGACTTCAAATTCTTTCTGAAATCAGCCCAGGAGTAATCAGGATCCTCTTTAGACCCCTTCCCTGTTAAAGGTTGTTGTTGGAGTCCATACAAAGGAGATTCATTCAGACGTAAACCTGAAATTTGGCCAGAGTTATCCGTTGCACTGACCGTAATGATTGTCTCTTCGCCCTCGTAGACATGAATTTGCGTGATATTTCCGTTCTGTTGTACGTAAGGTTGACTGCCAGGGGCTGTGGAAGAGACCGTCACCGTCACTTCTGGAGTGACCGTATCTACCGCTCCATTCCGTGATCGCGTCATTCCTCTCACAGGAGTTCCTAAAGGCATAAACGCCGAACGCTCTTCCCTCTTTTCTTCGTGTAAATCAATTGAAGAAAGACTTCTTTGTGTTCGCCTGGACCGATTTGTAGAAGTTGCAGGCTCTTCTTTGGGAGAAGATAGGCTGTGCGTATTTTGAGACTTTGGAGAATCTTCAAGGCCTTTAGAAGACGTCTTTTCAACTTTACCCTCTACGGCTTGTACAGACGTAATAGCCGGGAGAGGGACCTCCTTCAAGGCTTGAAGCTTAGCTACAAGCATCTCCTTCTCTGGACCATCTGCGAGCAAAGTCACCGCTTGATTCGCCTTTTGTTTAGCGGTCAGAACGGCTTGCCACAATTCTTTCAAGTACTGGTGTTCCTCTTTTGTAATTTTGTGATCTGATTGGCTTTGCTCTACAGCTTCTAGGAAGATTTGATAAGCTAGCTGCGCTTGCTTCACTTCTTCTAAGAGAGAGGAATTCACGAGTGGTTTAGGTGCAGACACTTGTTTTTTGGAAGAGACTTCCTTCGAAAGAGGAATGACTTCTTGAGTGCCCTTTTTTCTTCAAGAGGTAAAATCTCTGAAGAAACTCCCCCTTCAGAGACTGAACGATCGACTCCTTCTGCATGAACAAGGGAAGATTCACTAGCAAATAAGAGCCCTGAAGCTATAGCTACAGAAGCGACACCAACGCTTAACTTCCGGATGCCATAATAAGTCATCTTCTCCCCTTTCTTTTTCTCTTTCATCAACTTGTTTTTTGTACTAAACATTTCTTCATCCTCCCTATGCATGCATTACGAAAACATTCTTGTCCTTTGCAACAATTGCTTTTCCTACATACTCAGAATAAAACACTCTTCTTTTCCTTTCTATGCCTGCTTTTTGTACTTTACACTTCTTTTTTTTGAGCGGGTTGTCCCTTTAATTTTTGTTTTGAGAATAATTTGAAATTCTGTGTTTTTAATGAAAGAGGAACAAAGAAGGCCAACCCTATAAAATAAAAAAGCCGCTCTTTGTATAAAAAGAGCAGCAAACTATGGATACTAATAAGATAGTCTTCGTCGCTTAAGAAGACGCCACAAGGTGATCCATATCTTCCAATAATTGATTGAGTATTTGTTTATTTGACATAGTGGTAATCACATGGCAAACTGCACCTTTAACAAGAGGCATATGAGCGCTTAAAAGCACAATATCATAGTCACAATTCGTTTCCGCAAAATTAATCACCCGTGAACAAGTTTCAATCATCGCTTTATTTCTCAGCATCTCTTGGAGAGCATTCTTATACTTCTCGTCGAAGGCATAATTCCCTGTATAGACCAAAATCTTAACTGGACGTACAAGACAAGGAAGTTCCTGAATAAGATTAGGCCAAAGAGAAAGCAACTTAAACAAATACTTGACGCTCCTTTCTTTTGAAGAGTATTGAAGAAGGAATTCCCCTTCTTATGCGATTCAATTTCCACTTTCTACTCAAGAACTTGAAGACAAAATGAGTAATTGTGTAAGATGGAGAGAATCTCATCTTTATATGGGTATACTATACCTTATCGTTTTTATTTCATAAAATTCTCACCCAGAGAGTAAGAGATTGAGGAGCCCATCAAGTATGAAAAAATCCTGTGCCTACTGATCAAATAGAGAACCTAAGTGGATAAGCTCTATTTCTTGATTATCACTACTCTTCTGCACGCGAATCAGTGAGCGATAAGTAATCGGAAGTTTTCTCTCATGAACATCAGATTCGGCAAATACCACAGCCCCGACAACTTCACACTCGAATTCTTTCACCAGACTATGCATTCCCTTCATGGTTCCTCCAACATTCATATAGTCATCTACAATCAAAATATTTTGATGGCGGGATAAACTATTTTTAGTGAGTCCCATTTTTTTTACTTGATTATTATTTCCAGCCACATAAGTGACCGAAACCGTAGAGCCTTCTGTTAATTTGGCTTCTCTTTGAACGACAACAAAAGGCACATTTAAAGCGTAGGCCACTGCTTGCGCTAAAGGAATTCCCTTCGTGGCCATTGTCATGATCACATCAATTTCTTGATTAAAGTAAGCAGAGGCAATAATCGTTCCAATCTTCCTTAAATCTTCAGGATTCCCTAAAATATCGGAAAAATAAAAATAGCCGCCGGGCAAAATACGTTGATTATCACTCAAGCGGAGCGCTAATTGCTCCATATATTTTCTAGATTGATCTTCGGCTAGTCTCGGACGAAAGACTACTCCTCCCGAAGCTCCAGCAAGGGTTTCTACTTTTCCAATGCCGGCTTGTTTAAATTGATCTGCAATAATGCCTATGTCCTCAGATATCGAAGATTTCGCTGCATTATATGCTTTTCCAAAAAATGGCAAAGGAATCGTCGTATACGGGTGATTGAGTAAGTAATGCGTCATATCGACTAATCGATGACTGCGCTTCATTTTCATAAGTCAAACTCCTTCAGTTATTGCTTTTTTTATTATAGGGGAAATCTCCTAGAAATCAATAGTGCCGGCTTGAAATTGTTCGTTTCTCTTACAAAAAAGATTTCCCTCTTAGGGGGTTCCTCCTAGTTTTGATGAAAGAAATGACTTTTT includes the following:
- a CDS encoding polysaccharide deacetylase family protein, whose amino-acid sequence is MTKKKKYIFLTVLFLGLIIVCSLLVYNRKVTEEKVEEEVSQLYFDEKYDYINPNISFEQFEKAKYDTRQLRGEKGKVLEELVLKAQRKQEAITFLNNCVENKHPLIVGTQVNAEWVLDSDVKMKAVEEKSALFDFDYEDDLVVQLKTAYQKIKEVAKEKEKIDKILKDLPAIFSPTREEEDIEKYAKAYEEVVKQREHLNNVLQNKIFKEHLVDYATSMKNQTADESTESQPLDHLFAHEELADLLTGSPADFRPLVALTFDGGPDEGTEEVLEILKENDVKATFYLQGSQVEKNPDLAKKIVEEGFHVGNNGYDHSPFSKLTDKQIKDQIQKTQEIIEKVTGFKPTSFRTPYGQERERTAKLCAPLKGIYWNNSANDWKEKTEEGIYYRLLSQMKRHTVIRQHASIPMSRQALKRLIPMLKKKGYIFVYPEQIAETADWIKGKSEME
- a CDS encoding N-acetylneuraminate synthase family protein, translating into MSLFSVLENQGYYVIGEIGVNYYDIAKENEITPMEAAKLMIDKAKESGMDAVKFQTYKAETIASKFSPSYWDTSEEKTTSQYELFKKFDSFGYEEYKELSEYCKQVGIEFFSTAFDFESADYLYDLMDIYKISSSDCSNLPFIEYQAKKGKPILLSTGASTLEEIRQAVQTIEKTGNKNIVIMHCVLEYPTPNEDANLNIIQTLIKEFPDYIIGYSDHTRPDPQMDIIKTAVALGAKVIEKHYTLDKTLPGNDHYHAMDPEDMKILKAGLEFQMKIRGKATADLEAQAAARKNARRSIVLTQDVKAGTALTREMITFKRPGTGIAPKRINEIIGKTVKEDLPEDTTLMDDMLND
- a CDS encoding O-antigen ligase family protein translates to MAISKKIVAGINNPHLFRLISLVINVLFIVPSALYITNYPMKIAFVWGIYLIAKDFFFERRMFTARFWPILFFFGVGFAFSVFLNFPYQFPDTAINWVYAMQAVFLVYPFSFSEGKENQMWMKRFNDCFIGLIFILGALSLILYAFSIHYWVLDGTQTYWQRQGFIENRLFGLYTSPNLGSALGAVSVAASLVNNVLKRGNWRHFQKLYVANAIVQYLYFILASSRGTTLALIAAGILFLLYRGGQLLQSASPAHFGKRIGKTILVIFLVVSVNGSVAKVLSYVPIVNQGLYLLATDANFREEFLSAERQKNGKKLSDVIAAPVKIHHDDGNEEVSAGRLGIWKSGLKAMKQRPLFGLADADLYRRMKPDEVTDQVNMSQLSTSERASLKRAMGNMHSSYVALLVKTGGIGFLLMGGFMVSYLLSHLKNLFFKDWNVDKDQKTLAAILLITLMSLLVLDLVENHFILSNRDPIGWVFWTYAGFLNVVAYKQGFSNPCCPKWAVEKFRFHKK
- a CDS encoding cytidylyltransferase domain-containing protein, with product MKILAVIPARGGSRGIPRKNVRILEGHPLIAYAIRNAQKSQYDMDVCVTTDDEEIARVATSYHAQVIDRGQGLAEDHVTLDPVIYDAYQKMEEKKGKTYDVIITLQATSPLLTTKTLDKAIDYLMEHEDVETIISVVNHPHLSWGKNEEGEIIPHYKERLNRQYLPANYFETGAFLITRAQAMQENSRIGKKLSVFEVPENEAVDIDRPQDWWVCENELSKKTILIRVEGYSKIGLGHVYRGLALAYGLIHHQVHFVTSEKSDLAQKKLEASHFPYSVISSDEEMIDLIKTYHADVVVNDMLNTSLSYMEALKELPVRLINFEDLGPGADLADAVINDLYAPQKSGNQYYWGSDYYVIRDEFLFASVSEFHEKVQEVLVIFGGVDPNNLSQKLLEAIPYVSQNQAIHFTIIVGPGYQAYEALKEEAASLPYAIDVIQNVKVMSDYMKKADLAISSQGRTMLELAAMGVPTVLMAQNEREMTHEFGYLTNGFMNLGLGSHLDSETIGRTLTWLMETPQIRQQMRQQMVRNDLRHGLNRVLKIILE
- a CDS encoding bifunctional glycosyltransferase family 2/GtrA family protein, whose translation is MAEIAIIIPSLEPDNKMLDLLANIRRLETRNFPILLVNDGSGSNYERYFKQAQSEYGVILLEHDRNYGKGRALRTAFDYILNQMPTVEGVITIDSDGQHTYEDMMKCISCFEEHPTALVMGVRDFQNNVPWKSEFGNKMTRTILKAVTGISLTDTQTGLRVIPRTYLKRLMKLSGDRFEYELKMIIDAAKQGVPLIEVPIATIYHNDNEGTHFQPVKDSWAIYSVFFSYLAAEGTFLKYVGSALTSFVLDLSLFYIFSKILSGTESSFKIVYGATVFARVCSCLFNYVLNRFWVFRSNAEKSMIKYFSLVIIQMLASASLVWLLSLELASSRITLIKVGVDIFLFLVSYQIQKHFIFKKGNEGH